The segment tgctcgtaaaaatttatatacaccacaaaaataataatacacttttcggtagaaaaaaaaataatttaccaaaagcgattacaaattttttttatttttaatttaatttcgcagttgtttttcgtttattcttttatttttttttttctttcatcaagGATTGCTCCATTGCTATTTGTcagttctaaaaaaaaaaacaaaataaaaaaaaaaaaaaaacgaaccGAAACAAATGCGAATCGAAGtgagtaaaattttaaaccatagaaattttttttcaacacatggaatttaaaataacactaAAAAGTATtgtattacattttttacaattgaaatttgattcattgattaaattgaaaaatgatatacggtgtcaaatgaaatttatgaaaaacaatttacaaattttaatatatagaaatataaagcttagaaattttaaatatttaaaacattttatttctattgatACGTAAGATTCACATGACTACGCAAACGCGATCAAGTGGGTGCAGTCAAATTACGTAACTCGGGGAtgctttgtttaaataattataattaaaaaaaaaaaaatattatttataaattttaatagccAAAATATCCTAGAATATGTACGTATTtaaattccattttttatttggctttaattaattttttctgacCACCATAACTCAAATTCcatggataaaataaaaaaaatttttgttcatcaaagagggtaaataaaaaagcagcaaagtttataaatttataaatttttacgtCGTTTGTTGGCCTCAAATGAAACAATCAATAATgacattgtttataattttttttttgttataaataaccgcgtaaaaatgaaataaaaatttacaaaaaataaataataattgctgcgattgtataatattttaaggaacgaaaaaataaaaaaaataaaccagagaataatatatatatccgtTAAGTATCTTGTTAGTTGTATGCGTTTATGTGGATAATTTAAAACGGAAATTGATCATTGGGTAGATGTAtgtgttgttaaatattaaacatgtattgaaaaaaaaaaaaaaaaatgatacaacaattagagctttaaaaaaatacatgggAATAAAAATAGGGCTTGGTCAAAAGTCATGATTAAGCCCTGGCAACATGACAAcaaaactattatttaaattatttttaaaatttttttttcctcttaaatattatgatctttttcttgtttgtgtagttttttttttttcaacttgtaaTTAACACTTGCCTGTGAATTTTAACGttaatttaacgaaaaaaaaaaaaaaatagaaactattttaaatttaaaatgtaatttcaaagagaaattagaaaataataaaaattatgatttttttattttattattaattgtttgttaTGTTTTAGTTTATCACtaggaaatattaaatatttatagtaaaaTCTGTTGGAAATTTTAATACGTGTTTGAGCTAAATAAACGAgcacgttttattttttatctattttttttatttttttttttagctttttatgTCGGTTATTATACTTAGTCACTGTGTCAGTAAATACACTAATTTATTTCCTCATGAAATTTGATGGATATCATTGTCGAGGACAAATATATCGTCCACTtgtttgtcttttatttattattttttatttttattttgacctcaaattatcaatatgatatatttgtgtatataCCTTCTGTCAATTGTATTTgtttgacttaaaaaaaatgtttaaatacagcttattttatatttagaagaTTTTGTAGAATATAAATAGTTACATTAGAAATAAAGTTGAGTTGAATGTCTCATCTGATGAACTCTAGACATTTTtacataaatgaaaatgaaaaaaaaaaaatccgaaatgttacaaaaataaatactttcattttttttaaataaataattaattacttgtatttttttatactcaacttgattaataattacaaaattttttaaataatcatgttttattaaaaataaataaaaaaagtttgaaattaaaaaaaaatcatctaggTATTGATtatttcgttaaaaaaaaatataattactatagactattttttaatgattataaaattttaattatatttaaacaatattcgtaattataaattataaaattaatttcaactatttccaatattaataacaaaaaaaaaaagctccatcgaaatttattttaccgaCACAGATATAAtagtaaaattgattttaaaaaaagctttattGAGCTTTAAAAGCTCTCACAAGATGGCTTTACCTaactattataatttttatttgaaaaaatatttaaaaaggagcttttaataagaaaaaacgaACCCACGTCACTCAGATTGTTTAAAGAAttgatatagaaaaattacaataagcttttatttttttttcaatcaatataaataacaaacacTTGGTGGGAAAATATGCATTTGTAAAATGATTCTTGACGTATGTGTACATATAAATTACTGTATAAAGCTTGAccatgaaaatgataaaataaaataataaatctacagctataattttttaaatttcttcagaataatttacaattcaaggttgataaaataatacaacaaaaatcatctatttctatttctacatttgtttttaaactatttttttttttatattatttttacatttaaaatcaatgtgcttgaattgttttatatatttttatgaatatcataatttaagaatgaaaaaaaaaatgtacgtGACATTTGTCagatatgtaaaataaaaataataattctattaaaaaataaaaattaattcaaagattaaaaaataaaatcttgacAGTGTGTAATTTAAACAAtcgtgtatatataaaatcttatcttgatgaaaaataataccgTGTAAATgattaaagataatttttgACAACAAAATTTCGTGGTTTTAGTTTGACCTAAAAGTcagggtaaaaaataaaaaatataaaaaaacataatgacTCATAAAACCATGTGGttgaaaacaatataaatttattatttttattagtaaatTGGGATCAATGTGAGAGACAAAAACATGCTAATAGcttgtgataaataatttcatcgtTTCTCAGCCAAATggcatttgatttttatttttttctcaattaatttgaattttatttttcatttgatttgcCAAAATGTCATTCAAATTTGTCTGAGACTTAACCGGCTGATAACACATTATtcacatttttcatttgtgaatttatttatgaaaaatttacaaacgaaaaaagtcaaaagttataaataaataaatataataaataaattttctagtcgataattattaattttattgtctttttacaattttatattcttgttTTTCTTGGTCAATAATTTTTGCAGTTGAGcaattattcttattatttttgctatAGAAATATTTCGATTTTCACTTGCGAAAATTGCAATCTacaacaatatcaatattaattattcaatatattaacagcaattaataaattttcttcctaaaaataaaaatataacaaaaatattataaaaaaaattataaaataaaaaaaaaacaatcaacaacTCAATACACTTGTTAATAAAATCAGATAAGATAAAATCTTTTCGATAAACCTTAaaccaccaaaaaaaaaaaataaaaacaataaattaaattaaataaaattcaactgaAACCAAGtcacataataattatcaactgataataaaaaatagataataaaaataaaaacaagggaaaaaaaaaaggaaaatataaattccacATCAAAgtagagagaaaaaaagaaaaaaaaaaaaaatatacaatttcaCGACAAGGACATtagatgaataataaatacaacaatatataaaaataaatttttataaatttaaacaaagggGTGTAAAATTTTAAGCGCCATTGAACAAGggtagaaaatattaatacacaAAAGCTCAACAGTGTGCAACACTCAAGGAcattaaatgacaaatttataaatgcgCCTGCGTTAATGCAACCTGGACATGtctgttaaatatatatttttttttcgtgtgcGTATAATATCGATCGTTTTTACCCTTATATTACCCTGATGTACATACAACCCTCTATGTTCTATGCGCAATAACAAAAGCGTCACACGTGCCCCACCCCAAACAGGAGCAAACCAACAAGCTGCCTGCAAAACCCAGGTATATTTACATCCCCAATATCCAGGgggtacaaataaaaattttaaaaaagcttgaataaattattttacactcatttaaattacatagaaatatttctaacaGAAATTTTCTGTCctagaaaatataatagtaataatctcacgcagattttttttttttttttttctgttgcaCGTTTACGATATTGTACTATACCTACCACTTTTGAGCTCAGTGATAGCTTAGAGTTTGTACTGTTCACATCATAACTgagctaaattaaaaaaacaatttggaaatatttctaaacattttttatatattagaaATTGACAACagtaatttagaaaaaaggAGAGATTTAAATTCGAATTGAattgaattgatatttttctataatttatttggagaaataattataaatttttttataatttcaattataaataattgtgtaaTTTTAGAGGAATATTAGTTTAGaattaatagataaaataggggttgaaaaaaaatttagttaaaatttatattgtgtgttttttaaattgtatgaaATTGTGTACCACACCCTGTCTATTCAATTCGGCTCATCCAGCTTCTTTTTTGATATTCACTTTGGGAAATagtcaactaaaaaaaatatttatctaacaataaaatagattgattattaaatttattaataatattggcATCAAGTGGTTGAATACTTGccaaattacaatttttacaataaaacaaaaaaacaagttaaacagtgaataattaaaatttaaaattaaataacgcggtaaatttatttgtcaaattgtttatttatttgtttatttgaattattaaatttattaataatcatggGTGGATGTACGTCAAAGGACACAGCATCAAGTGATGAgtatgtacaaaaaaaaaaaaaaaaacgaaagaaaaattttttaattaataatataaaacgtaattgatgtaatttttttaaacttttttttttgttaatttttttgttatcttgtttaattaaaaatatttcaactcgTTGAAGAAAATTAATGTTGATTTCAATCATTCCAATTGTCTTTATCGTGTTTCTCGTCTTTTGCcctttgaatatatttttttattttttattttcaagtctaTTAATAGTCTATTAATAGTTACAAGCtaattcatcattaatttttttatttttataatttacttgctattttgtttattattatttattactattaatttattaaaatttttattaatatttattttagttgatcaaaaaatatgacgaaatttttcgagtttttttcGTAAGTCCCAATGTGAGCCCCGATTGCGTCAGTAAAattaattcgaaaaaaaaaaaaacgaacaaaaaagtaaacgtttattgttcaattacaaaatatatataattttttaattttttaattttttgttagtaTTGAGTAATGAGTCTGTTCATCACGCGacaattatacattttttcaaaaagatgTCTTACACGGTCCCTCGTCTTTGATAGACATTtgtaagtaaaattaatttaaaaaaaaaattatatatgtttatgTGTAGGACTAACAATTGTCtctgaattataatttataaaatttaatcacgTGTTAAAAAAAcggatgaatatatatattaaaataatcggGATCCAAATCACGCGTTTCCTCTCCCGGAAATTGGTACAATTGTCATTTACATTTGCCAATGTCAAATGActtccctcttttttttttaaaatgattaattgatttaattttttattttctatataaatttcttttttgtttttaattgaaaaaaacaaaacaaaaaacaaataaatgctgaaacaaaataaaatcatcatttagtattaaaattattttgtcaataaaaattatcaagttaatatttgttaaaattaaaaatgaataaagtaCGTGTACCTTGTAattgcagtaaaaaaaatacaatggtTGACCAAGCAGTATTGGACAAATTGGAAGCTGGCTATGCCAAGCTTGCTGCATCAGACAGCAAATCTTTGTTGAAGAAACATTTAACTAAAGAAATATTTGATCAgcttaaaactaaaaaaacatcatttgGATCAACACTATTGGATGTTATTCAATCTGGTCTTGAAAATCATGACTCTGGTGTTGGTATTTATGCACCAGATGCTGAATCATACACTGTTTTTGGTGATTTATTTGATCCAATCATTGATGACTATCATGgtggatttaaaaaaactgataaacaTCCACCAAAAGATTTTGGTGATGTTGATACCCTTGGAAATCTTGACCCAActgtaagtaaataaaatataaaatattattttaaatatatattaattaattatgatgatgattatgatgatttaaCAGGGTGAATTCATTGTCTCAACTCGTGTAAGATGTGGTCGTTCACTTGAGGGTTATCCATTCAATCCATGTTTAACTGAAGCTCAATACAAAGAAATGGAAGACAAAGTATCAAGTACATTGTCAGGACTTGATGGAGAACTTAAAGGAACATTTTATCCATTAACTGGAATGAGCAAAGATGTACAACAAAAACTTATTGATGATCATTTCTTGTTTAAAGAAGGTGATCGTTTTCTTCAAACAGCAAATGCATGTCGTTATTGGCCAACTGGACGTGGTATTTATCACAATGATGCTAAAACTTTCCTTGTTTGGTGCAATGAAGAAGATCATCTTCGTATTATTTCCATGCAAATGGGTGGTGATCTTGGacaagtaaatataatataatttataatttcaataattccaatatttaatttatattaattgtttgtttCGTTTTGTTTTGTCAAAAAGGTTTATCGTCGTTTGGTAACAGCTGttaatgatattgaaaaacGTTTACCATTTTCTCACAATGATCGTTTTGGATTTTTAACATTCTGTCCAACAAATTTGGGAACAACTGTTCGTGCATCAGTACATATTAAAGTACCAAAATTAGCAGCAAACAAAGCTAAGCTTGAAGAAGTTGCTAGTAAATTTAATCTTCAAGTACGTGGTACACGTGGTGAACACACTGAAGCCGAAGGTGGTGTTtatgatatttcaaataaacgtCGTCTTGGTTTGACTGAATATGATGCAGTCAAAGAAATGCATGATGGCATTGCTGAACTcatcaaaattgaaaaagaattataaatttaatttttcaactgtcAACAACAATTCCCCCCCCAAGTTGtatcgatatatattttcttttttttaatttattttaaaaattgaacaaagtATATTTCACAATGTCGATGGTAATTactatttttgtttcaaaaagtaaatttatttattaagtatttaatgatcaaaaaagataaatcaaatttactatttttttttttttttgttttattccaTCGACTCTCTTGGGTGGTGCTTTAACAACCCGTTATGTTCCTTATTGATTTTATGccaaattaaagaaaataaaataataacagaaaaagaaaaatttaaaaataataaattaattaaaaattaagcaGTGTGTACTATAAAAAGTGCAGCAagtatttcatttttgtttttgtcgttcaatattatattatttaaattatgtcTAAATAAAATGCACTTTAATTATtgcttatttaatttaaacttgaaattataataaatcaagtaatttaatttattagattAAAAGTAAAACCATTAGAACagccaaaagaaaaataaaattaaataataaagcaattgtgattttttgttgttagTCAATGTGATTAATGACAAACCTTATTCGAATTAATAGTTGCACATCGTATTATCTTAGGCATTGATGgttaattactaaaaaaaaaaaa is part of the Aphidius gifuensis isolate YNYX2018 linkage group LG1, ASM1490517v1, whole genome shotgun sequence genome and harbors:
- the LOC122860489 gene encoding arginine kinase isoform X2, producing the protein MGGCTSKDTASSDDKKNTMVDQAVLDKLEAGYAKLAASDSKSLLKKHLTKEIFDQLKTKKTSFGSTLLDVIQSGLENHDSGVGIYAPDAESYTVFGDLFDPIIDDYHGGFKKTDKHPPKDFGDVDTLGNLDPTGEFIVSTRVRCGRSLEGYPFNPCLTEAQYKEMEDKVSSTLSGLDGELKGTFYPLTGMSKDVQQKLIDDHFLFKEGDRFLQTANACRYWPTGRGIYHNDAKTFLVWCNEEDHLRIISMQMGGDLGQVYRRLVTAVNDIEKRLPFSHNDRFGFLTFCPTNLGTTVRASVHIKVPKLAANKAKLEEVASKFNLQVRGTRGEHTEAEGGVYDISNKRRLGLTEYDAVKEMHDGIAELIKIEKEL
- the LOC122860489 gene encoding arginine kinase isoform X1 is translated as MSLFITRQLYIFSKRCLTRSLVFDRHFKKNTMVDQAVLDKLEAGYAKLAASDSKSLLKKHLTKEIFDQLKTKKTSFGSTLLDVIQSGLENHDSGVGIYAPDAESYTVFGDLFDPIIDDYHGGFKKTDKHPPKDFGDVDTLGNLDPTGEFIVSTRVRCGRSLEGYPFNPCLTEAQYKEMEDKVSSTLSGLDGELKGTFYPLTGMSKDVQQKLIDDHFLFKEGDRFLQTANACRYWPTGRGIYHNDAKTFLVWCNEEDHLRIISMQMGGDLGQVYRRLVTAVNDIEKRLPFSHNDRFGFLTFCPTNLGTTVRASVHIKVPKLAANKAKLEEVASKFNLQVRGTRGEHTEAEGGVYDISNKRRLGLTEYDAVKEMHDGIAELIKIEKEL